A genomic segment from Actinomycetota bacterium encodes:
- a CDS encoding AMP-binding protein produces MGGVVLVTGATGFLGAQVARRLVERTDHEVVALVRAADAQAATRRLARAWWDWPELAAGIAGGRVLAVAGDVRAPRLGLDPADWRGLSRRVSHVVHAAADLRVAAPLAELRRTNVAGVDHVLELAAAAHRDHGLARLTHVSTAYVAGLRPDDVPEDDLTGRYGFANGYEHSKYEGERLVRAAASALPVTVVRPAMIVGDSRTGAVRTFNTVYAPLRRYLTGRRRLVPVRPGLRVNIVPVDWVADAIVRLTFDRAAEGRTVHLTAPFESLPTAAELIEATRCWAAEHLDLRPPWPLFVPLPGALPGELRALQPYLAERRRFRRDHADRLLGPYAPDWRAYLPRLLTYATAHGFMHRCDRTVHEQILHRLAGGARPVSYQDLSGSVAVDRDAGAVRAEMLAAAGALRRLGVGPGDRVAVVGLNSTRYLTVDVAIGLAGAVGVPVHPTSPPAELDEVLAASGARLLLVGAPAVLSRLGELRSRLPVVSFCPGPAPAGVLAWADFLGAGAADPGPEIAPVGPDDLATIRYTSGTTGPPKGVAFTHRQLRWMAETMAGLLPWTARTRPAAYLSFLPMNHVVEGILATYAPYWLPAPVRVSFLDDFRQVGEALRRVRPTIFFSVPRLYEKAWEALTASRLGRRWLAGPLGLERALERALLRRALLRRAGLDRCAQLMVGSAPASPDLLGRLRDLGVEVHDAYGLTEAPLVTLNRHGRNRIGTVGAPLPETSVRIAADGEVLVRGPQVTTGYVDAGMEQPFRDGWLATGDLGHLTAGGFLVIDGRKKELLKTAYGKYLHPAKVEAMLRALPGVAEAMVVGEGRPYCAALVWTEEPGGSAPAGLDRAMAALNARLEQPEQVRRWKVLPYDLTVEGGTLTTNLKLRRAAVAEQLGDVIASLYDQAPAPAGRSRR; encoded by the coding sequence ATGGGCGGCGTAGTCCTGGTCACCGGCGCCACCGGGTTCCTCGGCGCCCAGGTCGCCCGCCGCCTGGTCGAGCGGACTGACCACGAGGTGGTGGCCCTGGTCCGGGCGGCGGACGCGCAGGCGGCCACCCGCCGGCTGGCCCGCGCCTGGTGGGACTGGCCCGAGCTGGCCGCCGGGATCGCCGGCGGGCGGGTCCTGGCCGTCGCCGGCGACGTGCGGGCGCCCAGGCTGGGCCTGGACCCGGCCGACTGGCGCGGGCTCAGCCGGCGGGTCAGCCACGTCGTGCACGCCGCCGCCGACCTGCGGGTGGCCGCCCCGCTGGCCGAGCTGCGCCGCACGAATGTCGCCGGCGTGGACCACGTGCTCGAGCTGGCCGCCGCCGCCCACCGCGACCACGGCCTCGCGCGGCTCACCCATGTGTCGACCGCGTACGTGGCCGGACTGCGGCCCGACGACGTGCCGGAGGACGATCTGACCGGCCGGTACGGCTTCGCCAACGGCTACGAGCACAGCAAGTACGAGGGTGAGCGGCTGGTCCGGGCGGCGGCGTCGGCGCTGCCGGTCACGGTCGTGCGGCCGGCCATGATCGTGGGCGACAGCCGCACCGGTGCGGTCCGGACCTTCAACACCGTGTACGCGCCGCTGCGCCGCTACCTCACCGGGCGGCGGCGGCTGGTGCCGGTCCGGCCCGGGCTGCGGGTCAACATCGTCCCGGTGGACTGGGTCGCCGACGCGATCGTGCGCCTCACCTTCGACCGGGCGGCCGAGGGCCGGACCGTCCACCTGACCGCCCCGTTCGAGTCGCTGCCGACCGCAGCCGAGCTGATCGAGGCCACTCGCTGCTGGGCGGCCGAGCACCTGGACCTGCGACCGCCATGGCCGCTGTTCGTGCCGCTGCCCGGCGCGCTCCCCGGAGAGCTGCGGGCGCTACAGCCGTACCTGGCCGAGCGCCGCCGCTTCCGGCGTGACCACGCCGACCGGCTGCTCGGTCCCTATGCACCGGACTGGCGGGCGTACCTGCCGCGCCTGCTCACCTACGCCACCGCCCACGGGTTCATGCACCGCTGCGACCGGACCGTCCACGAGCAGATCCTGCACCGGCTGGCCGGCGGGGCCCGGCCGGTTTCCTACCAGGATCTCAGCGGCTCGGTGGCGGTCGACCGCGACGCCGGGGCGGTGCGTGCCGAGATGCTGGCGGCCGCCGGTGCCCTGCGGCGCCTCGGAGTGGGCCCGGGCGACCGGGTCGCGGTTGTCGGCCTGAACAGCACCCGCTACCTGACCGTTGACGTCGCGATCGGCCTGGCCGGCGCGGTCGGGGTGCCAGTGCACCCGACCAGCCCTCCCGCCGAGCTCGACGAGGTCCTCGCCGCCAGCGGCGCCCGGCTGCTGCTGGTCGGGGCGCCGGCCGTCCTGTCGCGGCTCGGCGAGCTGCGTTCCCGCCTCCCGGTGGTGTCGTTCTGCCCCGGGCCGGCGCCTGCGGGCGTACTCGCCTGGGCGGACTTCCTTGGCGCCGGGGCCGCCGACCCCGGGCCGGAGATCGCGCCGGTCGGGCCGGACGACCTGGCCACGATCCGCTACACCTCGGGCACGACCGGGCCGCCCAAAGGGGTCGCCTTCACCCACCGGCAGCTGCGCTGGATGGCCGAGACCATGGCCGGCCTGCTGCCCTGGACGGCCAGGACGCGGCCCGCCGCCTACCTGTCGTTCCTGCCCATGAACCATGTGGTGGAAGGCATCCTGGCCACCTACGCCCCCTACTGGCTGCCGGCGCCGGTGCGGGTCAGCTTCCTGGACGACTTCCGGCAGGTCGGCGAGGCGCTGCGCCGGGTCCGGCCGACCATCTTCTTCTCGGTTCCGCGGCTGTACGAGAAGGCGTGGGAGGCGCTGACGGCCAGCCGCCTCGGACGCCGCTGGCTTGCCGGCCCGCTTGGGTTGGAGCGCGCGCTCGAACGGGCGCTGCTGCGGCGGGCGCTGCTGCGGCGTGCCGGGCTGGACCGCTGCGCCCAGCTCATGGTGGGCTCGGCGCCGGCCAGCCCGGACCTGCTCGGCCGCCTCCGCGACCTGGGGGTCGAGGTCCACGACGCCTACGGCCTCACCGAGGCGCCTCTGGTCACCCTGAACCGCCACGGCCGCAACCGGATCGGCACGGTTGGCGCGCCACTGCCGGAGACCTCGGTGCGGATCGCCGCCGACGGGGAGGTCCTGGTCCGCGGGCCGCAGGTGACAACCGGCTATGTCGACGCCGGCATGGAGCAGCCGTTCCGCGACGGCTGGCTGGCCACCGGCGACCTCGGCCACCTCACCGCCGGCGGCTTCCTGGTCATCGACGGCCGCAAGAAGGAGCTGCTCAAGACCGCCTATGGCAAGTACCTGCACCCGGCCAAGGTCGAGGCCATGCTGCGGGCGCTGCCCGGCGTGGCCGAGGCGATGGTGGTGGGCGAGGGCCGGCCGTACTGCGCGGCACTGGTGTGGACCGAGGAGCCCGGCGGCTCCGCACCGGCCGGGCTGGACCGGGCCATGGCCGCGCTGAACGCCCGCCTGGAGCAGCCGGAGCAGGTGCGGCGCTGGAAGGTCCTGCCCTACGACCTGACGGTCGAGGGCGGCACGCTGACCACCAACCTCAAGCTCAGACGGGCGGCGGTGGCCGAGCAGCTGGGCGACGTGATCGCCTCGCTGTACGACCAGGCGCCCGCACCCGCAGGAAGGAGCCGGCGATGA